Proteins found in one Thermus oshimai DSM 12092 genomic segment:
- a CDS encoding PIG-L deacetylase family protein, with the protein MDLLVVVPHPDDETFGAGGALLLAKAEGLRTGVIALTRGEAGRTLGLCPPERLGEVRAEELKRAAEVLGVDHLEVLSFPNGLPPEAGEEERGVFRGEGLMAHPEAVEVLRARFLALRPRFVLTFPPDGINGHPDHVATSRYVREAAEGLRLVYFVRPDGPWPVTHRLRLPEWALSRKLRALAQHKTQALSVLAFMERHPERLWTESFFVVGAEGLKEGPWW; encoded by the coding sequence ATGGACCTCTTGGTGGTGGTGCCCCACCCGGACGACGAGACCTTTGGGGCCGGGGGCGCGCTGCTTCTCGCCAAGGCCGAAGGGCTTAGGACCGGGGTCATCGCCCTCACCCGGGGGGAGGCGGGGCGCACCCTGGGCCTCTGCCCCCCCGAGCGCCTGGGGGAGGTGCGGGCGGAGGAGCTAAAGAGGGCGGCGGAGGTTCTAGGGGTGGACCATCTGGAGGTGCTTTCCTTCCCCAACGGCCTTCCGCCGGAAGCCGGGGAGGAGGAACGGGGGGTTTTTAGGGGCGAGGGCCTCATGGCCCACCCGGAGGCGGTGGAGGTTTTGCGGGCGCGCTTTCTCGCCTTAAGGCCCCGCTTCGTCCTCACCTTTCCCCCCGACGGCATCAACGGCCACCCCGACCACGTGGCGACAAGCCGCTACGTGCGGGAGGCGGCGGAGGGCCTTAGGCTGGTTTACTTCGTCCGCCCCGATGGGCCTTGGCCCGTGACCCACCGCCTGAGGCTTCCCGAGTGGGCCTTAAGCCGGAAGCTCAGGGCCTTGGCCCAGCACAAGACCCAGGCCCTTTCCGTGCTGGCCTTCATGGAGAGGCATCCGGAACGGCTCTGGACGGAGAGCTTCTTTGTGGTGGGGGCGGAGGGGCTGAAGGAGGGGCCATGGTGGTGA
- a CDS encoding archease: MVVRPLEHTADVGFELEGESLEALFQAALLGLLEVMFQNPPQGGRRRRRLRLEAEDLEGLLVRFLNELIYLIQTKGFVPGRARLRINPTPTGYALEGTLFGEPFRPEMGFQGEVKSATFHGLKVAEEGGRWRARVILDV, encoded by the coding sequence ATGGTGGTGAGGCCTTTGGAGCACACCGCGGACGTGGGGTTTGAGCTGGAAGGGGAGAGCCTCGAGGCCCTCTTCCAGGCCGCCCTTCTGGGCCTTTTGGAGGTCATGTTCCAAAACCCCCCACAAGGGGGAAGGAGGCGGCGGAGGCTTCGCCTGGAGGCGGAGGACCTGGAAGGGCTCCTGGTCCGCTTCCTAAACGAGCTCATCTACCTGATCCAGACCAAGGGCTTCGTGCCGGGCCGGGCCAGGCTGCGGATTAACCCCACCCCCACGGGCTACGCCCTGGAGGGGACGCTCTTTGGGGAGCCCTTTCGGCCGGAAATGGGCTTCCAGGGGGAGGTGAAAAGCGCCACCTTCCACGGCCTGAAGGTGGCGGAGGAGGGGGGAAGGTGGCGGGCGCGGGTGATCCTAGACGTATAA
- the plsX gene encoding phosphate acyltransferase PlsX has protein sequence MRIALDAMGGDHAPRVTVAGALKAARSGVEVVLVGPEDRLKEELQRQGGHLPIHPAPDWIRMEEQATEVRRRRESSIAVAMELLKRKEVEAVVSMGHTGATMAAALFTLGRVKGVERPALLVEFPSQRGRTFLLDGGANADCRPSFLLQFAAMGLAYAEASGAEAPKVGLLSIGEEEGKGNALVLEAYPLLKAALGERFFGNVEGRDIFLGTTEVVVTDGFTGNVALKLAEGEAKVLLSWIKEALTSSPLARLGALLVLPALRRVRAKVDPAQYGAMPLLGVEGTVLIGHGSADEEAVKNALLRAKALAEAGLLERVKERLSRLYV, from the coding sequence ATGCGGATCGCCCTGGACGCCATGGGGGGCGACCACGCCCCCAGGGTCACGGTGGCCGGGGCCCTGAAGGCGGCCCGATCCGGGGTGGAGGTGGTCCTGGTGGGGCCGGAGGACCGGCTGAAAGAGGAACTCCAGCGCCAGGGGGGCCACCTCCCCATCCACCCCGCCCCGGACTGGATCCGCATGGAGGAGCAGGCCACCGAGGTGCGGAGGCGGCGGGAAAGCTCCATCGCCGTGGCCATGGAGCTCCTCAAAAGGAAGGAAGTAGAGGCGGTGGTCTCCATGGGCCACACCGGGGCCACCATGGCCGCGGCCCTCTTCACCCTGGGGCGGGTGAAGGGGGTGGAGCGGCCGGCCCTCCTGGTGGAGTTCCCCAGCCAACGGGGCCGCACCTTCCTCCTGGACGGGGGGGCCAACGCGGACTGCCGCCCCTCCTTCCTCCTCCAGTTCGCGGCCATGGGCCTGGCCTACGCGGAGGCCAGCGGGGCGGAGGCCCCCAAGGTGGGCCTCCTTTCCATCGGGGAGGAGGAGGGGAAGGGGAACGCCTTGGTCCTCGAGGCCTACCCCCTCCTGAAGGCCGCTTTGGGGGAGCGCTTCTTCGGCAACGTGGAGGGGCGGGACATCTTCCTGGGCACCACGGAGGTGGTGGTCACCGACGGCTTCACGGGGAACGTGGCCCTGAAGCTGGCGGAAGGGGAGGCCAAGGTCCTCCTTTCCTGGATCAAGGAGGCCCTCACCTCCTCCCCCCTGGCCCGGCTTGGGGCCCTTTTGGTCCTCCCCGCCCTGAGGCGGGTGAGGGCCAAGGTGGACCCCGCCCAGTACGGGGCCATGCCCCTTCTGGGGGTGGAGGGCACGGTCCTCATCGGCCACGGCTCCGCGGACGAGGAGGCGGTGAAAAACGCCCTCCTCCGGGCCAAGGCCCTGGCGGAAGCGGGGCTTCTTGAGCGGGTCAAGGAAAGGCTTTCCCGCTTATACGTCTAG
- the trxA gene encoding thioredoxin: MAKPVEVTDAEFDQLLAQNPLVLVDFWAEWCAPCRMIAPILEELAQEYEGRVVVAKLDVDENPKTAMRYRVMSIPTVILFKGGQPVEVLVGAQPKRNFEAKLQKHLPPSA, translated from the coding sequence ATGGCGAAGCCCGTGGAGGTTACGGACGCGGAGTTTGACCAGCTCTTGGCGCAGAACCCCTTGGTTCTGGTGGACTTTTGGGCCGAGTGGTGCGCCCCCTGCCGGATGATCGCCCCCATCCTGGAGGAGCTGGCCCAGGAGTATGAGGGGCGGGTGGTGGTGGCCAAGCTGGACGTGGACGAGAACCCCAAGACGGCCATGCGCTACCGGGTGATGAGCATCCCCACGGTCATCCTCTTCAAGGGGGGCCAGCCGGTGGAGGTCCTGGTGGGGGCCCAGCCCAAGCGCAACTTTGAGGCCAAGCTGCAGAAGCACCTCCCCCCCAGCGCCTGA
- a CDS encoding RNA-binding protein S1 encodes MELEAGSIVEGRVVRVTDFGAFVELPGGEQGLVHISQIAHEFVKNVRDFLNEGDIVQVMVKGRDAKGRLDLSIKDLTPAPEGAPPPRPRRLPRQAPEFENKLKSFLRGTGGFGGGKGKKGGKKKR; translated from the coding sequence GTGGAGCTAGAAGCTGGAAGCATCGTGGAAGGCCGCGTGGTGCGGGTTACGGATTTTGGCGCCTTTGTGGAGCTCCCGGGCGGGGAACAGGGCCTGGTGCACATCTCCCAGATCGCCCACGAGTTCGTCAAAAACGTCCGGGACTTCCTCAACGAGGGGGACATCGTCCAGGTGATGGTCAAGGGCCGGGACGCCAAGGGGCGGCTGGACCTGTCCATCAAGGACCTGACCCCTGCGCCCGAGGGGGCCCCACCCCCTAGGCCCCGGCGCCTGCCCCGGCAGGCCCCGGAGTTTGAGAACAAGCTCAAGAGCTTCCTCCGGGGCACGGGGGGCTTCGGAGGCGGCAAGGGGAAGAAGGGCGGCAAGAAAAAGCGCTGA
- the folK gene encoding 2-amino-4-hydroxy-6-hydroxymethyldihydropteridine diphosphokinase, with protein sequence MRAYIALGSNLGDRTGYLLLALSALSRLPKTHLLRLSPVYETDPVGPPQPLYLNLVAEVETALPPKALLQHLLDIEQALGRVRTEPLGPRTIDLDLLLYGDLVLEEEGLTLPHPRLQERAFVLVPLADLAPDLVHPRLGQRVADLLKRVEGKGVRPLVL encoded by the coding sequence GTGCGCGCCTACATCGCCTTGGGGAGCAACCTGGGGGACCGCACCGGCTACCTCCTCCTGGCCCTTTCCGCCCTCTCCCGCCTGCCCAAGACCCACCTCCTCCGCCTCTCCCCCGTCTACGAGACCGACCCCGTAGGCCCCCCCCAGCCCCTCTACCTCAACCTGGTGGCGGAGGTGGAGACCGCCCTCCCCCCCAAGGCCCTCCTCCAGCATCTCCTGGACATCGAACAGGCCCTGGGCCGGGTCCGGACCGAGCCCCTAGGCCCCAGGACCATAGACCTGGACCTCCTCCTCTACGGGGACCTGGTCCTGGAGGAGGAGGGCCTTACCCTCCCCCACCCCCGCCTCCAGGAGCGGGCCTTCGTCCTGGTGCCCCTCGCGGACCTGGCCCCCGACCTGGTCCACCCCCGGCTGGGCCAGCGGGTGGCCGACCTCCTGAAGAGGGTGGAGGGGAAGGGGGTGCGCCCTCTTGTGCTATAG
- the mutM gene encoding DNA-formamidopyrimidine glycosylase, translated as MPELPEVETTRRKLLPLLRGKALLKILHQDPLRYRNTGEAEGKRVLDLERRGKFLLFALTEGKEMVVHLGMTGGFRKEKTPHARVEFVLEDGHLFFHDPRRFGRIWVVERGAYGEIPLLARLGPEPLGAFPFPPFYKALKGSRKPLKALFLEQRLAAGVGNIYADEALFRAGLNPLRPGQSLSEAEAFRLHQALRSVLEEAVALGGSTLSDKTYQQPDGVPGGFQARHAVYGRKGLPCPRCGGPILRLRVAGRGTHFCPRCQA; from the coding sequence ATGCCTGAGCTCCCCGAGGTGGAGACCACCCGCAGAAAGCTCCTTCCCCTCCTCCGGGGAAAGGCCCTCCTCAAGATCCTCCACCAAGACCCCTTACGCTACCGGAACACAGGAGAAGCGGAAGGGAAAAGGGTGTTGGACTTGGAGCGCCGGGGGAAGTTCCTCCTCTTCGCCCTCACGGAGGGGAAGGAGATGGTGGTCCACCTGGGCATGACCGGGGGCTTCCGCAAGGAGAAGACCCCCCACGCCCGGGTGGAGTTCGTCCTGGAGGACGGGCACCTCTTCTTCCACGACCCCCGGCGCTTCGGGCGCATCTGGGTGGTGGAGCGGGGGGCGTACGGGGAAATCCCCCTCCTCGCCCGCCTGGGCCCCGAGCCCCTGGGGGCCTTCCCCTTTCCGCCCTTCTACAAGGCCCTTAAGGGGAGCCGGAAGCCCCTCAAGGCCCTCTTCCTGGAGCAGCGCCTAGCCGCGGGGGTGGGGAACATCTACGCGGACGAGGCCCTTTTCCGCGCGGGGCTAAACCCCTTGCGCCCGGGGCAAAGCCTCTCGGAGGCGGAGGCCTTCCGCCTGCACCAGGCCCTGAGGAGCGTCCTGGAAGAGGCGGTGGCCCTAGGGGGGAGCACCCTTTCCGACAAGACCTACCAGCAGCCGGATGGCGTCCCCGGGGGCTTCCAGGCCCGGCACGCGGTCTACGGGCGGAAGGGCCTCCCCTGCCCCCGCTGCGGCGGCCCCATCCTCCGCCTCCGGGTGGCCGGGCGGGGCACCCACTTCTGCCCCCGCTGCCAGGCGTAG
- a CDS encoding DCC1-like thiol-disulfide oxidoreductase family protein, whose product MKAYLDEGCPYCRAFGKALKRLDREGRLVLLPVGSAPEGDRSALLEALHVFEGERVHRGYGALLALARALPPLRPLYPLLWLGGALGVGPWLYRTLARRRPRDA is encoded by the coding sequence GTGAAGGCCTACCTAGACGAAGGGTGCCCCTACTGCCGGGCCTTCGGGAAGGCCCTTAAGCGGCTGGACCGGGAGGGGAGGCTCGTCCTCCTCCCCGTGGGCAGCGCCCCCGAAGGGGACAGGTCCGCCCTCCTCGAGGCCCTCCACGTCTTTGAGGGGGAAAGGGTCCACCGGGGCTACGGGGCCCTCCTGGCCCTGGCCCGCGCCCTTCCCCCCCTAAGGCCCCTCTACCCCCTCCTCTGGCTCGGAGGGGCCTTGGGGGTGGGCCCCTGGCTTTACCGCACGCTCGCCCGCAGGAGGCCCCGGGATGCCTGA
- a CDS encoding acyl-CoA thioesterase — MEARTLELVFPEHTNPLGAAFGGFVLGLMDKVGSYAAARRAKKPVVTVAVGGVEFKVPIRTGDLLEVVARVVRVGRTSLTVEVEVYKERFGKENGRVLATKGELTYVAVNEKGEPVPVDAP; from the coding sequence ATGGAGGCGCGCACCCTCGAGCTCGTCTTCCCCGAGCACACCAACCCCCTAGGGGCGGCCTTTGGCGGGTTCGTCCTGGGCCTTATGGACAAGGTGGGCTCCTACGCCGCGGCCCGGCGGGCCAAGAAGCCCGTGGTCACCGTGGCCGTGGGGGGTGTGGAGTTCAAGGTGCCCATCCGCACCGGGGACCTCCTGGAGGTGGTGGCCCGGGTGGTGCGGGTGGGCCGGACCTCCCTCACCGTGGAGGTGGAGGTGTACAAGGAGCGCTTCGGCAAGGAAAACGGGCGGGTTCTCGCCACCAAGGGGGAGCTCACCTACGTGGCGGTGAACGAGAAGGGGGAGCCCGTCCCGGTGGACGCGCCGTGA
- a CDS encoding 4a-hydroxytetrahydrobiopterin dehydratase, whose product MDWQVLENPERLYKEFRFRDFREALAFADRVGALAEEKGHHPRLTVEWGRVTVEWWTHTKGGVTERDREMARLTDGLYVP is encoded by the coding sequence ATGGACTGGCAGGTGCTGGAGAACCCCGAGCGCCTCTACAAGGAGTTCCGCTTTCGGGACTTCCGGGAGGCCCTGGCCTTCGCGGACCGGGTGGGGGCCCTGGCGGAGGAGAAGGGGCACCACCCCCGCCTCACCGTGGAGTGGGGGCGGGTGACGGTGGAGTGGTGGACCCACACCAAGGGGGGGGTCACGGAGAGGGACCGGGAGATGGCCCGGCTGACGGATGGCCTCTACGTCCCTTAG
- the alr gene encoding alanine racemase → MEPPYRAWLEVDLGALWANYALLSARAKGEVIPVLKAEAYGHGALPLARFLLGRGVRRVAVATLGEARALRRGGVGGEVLLLGSLHPLEAEEALALGLVPTLSTLEAARALAQRARALGLTPRAHLKVDTGMNRVGFPWREALAALRAVEALGVRVEGVYSHLATAGEDPSFVEVQRARFLEVQRALGPGYLYHLENSHGLLLHGGENARVGLALYGLIPGFGLRPVLRLLARPTLVKRLERGARVGYGGEYVARGGEWLATLPVGYADGLPRGAVRGVKGPDGSLLPVAGRISMDQTTVLLPAPVDLGAVFEVVGPDFGPTGLCALAEARGTIPYEVAVHLSRRLPRLYLLEGRVVERVE, encoded by the coding sequence ATGGAACCCCCCTACCGGGCCTGGCTGGAGGTGGACCTGGGGGCCCTTTGGGCCAACTACGCCCTCCTTTCGGCCCGGGCCAAGGGGGAGGTCATCCCCGTGCTCAAGGCGGAGGCCTACGGCCACGGGGCCCTCCCCCTAGCCCGCTTCCTCCTGGGGCGGGGGGTTAGGCGGGTGGCGGTGGCCACCCTGGGCGAGGCCCGGGCCTTAAGGCGGGGGGGCGTGGGGGGGGAGGTCCTCCTCCTCGGAAGCCTCCACCCCCTCGAGGCCGAGGAGGCCCTAGCCCTGGGCCTCGTCCCTACGCTTTCCACCCTCGAGGCCGCCCGGGCCCTGGCCCAAAGGGCCCGGGCCCTCGGCCTCACCCCCAGGGCCCACCTCAAGGTGGACACCGGCATGAACCGGGTGGGCTTCCCCTGGCGGGAGGCCCTGGCCGCCCTACGGGCGGTAGAGGCCCTGGGGGTTAGGGTGGAAGGGGTTTATAGCCACCTGGCCACCGCGGGGGAGGACCCCTCCTTCGTGGAGGTGCAAAGGGCCCGTTTTCTGGAGGTGCAAAGGGCCCTTGGCCCCGGCTACCTCTACCACCTGGAGAACTCCCATGGCCTCCTCCTCCACGGGGGGGAGAACGCGCGGGTGGGGCTTGCCCTCTACGGGCTCATCCCCGGCTTTGGCCTTAGGCCCGTCCTCCGCCTCCTGGCCCGCCCCACCCTGGTGAAGCGCCTGGAAAGGGGGGCGCGGGTGGGGTATGGGGGGGAGTACGTGGCCCGGGGGGGGGAGTGGCTCGCCACCCTGCCCGTGGGCTACGCGGATGGCCTCCCCCGGGGGGCGGTGCGGGGGGTGAAGGGGCCGGACGGAAGCCTCCTCCCCGTGGCCGGGCGCATCTCCATGGACCAGACCACGGTGCTCCTCCCCGCTCCCGTGGACCTGGGGGCGGTCTTTGAGGTGGTCGGCCCCGACTTCGGCCCCACGGGGCTTTGCGCCCTGGCGGAGGCCCGGGGGACCATCCCCTACGAGGTGGCCGTCCACCTCTCCCGCCGCCTGCCCCGGCTCTACCTCCTGGAGGGGAGGGTGGTGGAGCGGGTAGAGTGA
- a CDS encoding DUF3208 domain-containing protein, translating to MQAVRLFQGYLWHPREAPLDPKALLPEEVEGARLLLDEVPPPVPFFEDGTPTAGQRFYQLTLLALSEAPPEALKPLAERVAEVLKPLLEGLPQGVGWLLLEDLRPL from the coding sequence GTGCAGGCCGTCCGCCTCTTCCAGGGCTACCTCTGGCACCCCAGGGAGGCCCCTTTAGACCCCAAGGCCCTCCTGCCCGAGGAGGTGGAGGGGGCGAGGCTTCTTCTGGACGAGGTCCCGCCCCCTGTGCCTTTCTTTGAGGACGGGACCCCCACGGCGGGCCAGCGCTTTTACCAGCTCACCCTTCTTGCCCTATCGGAAGCGCCGCCGGAGGCCCTGAAGCCCCTGGCCGAGCGGGTGGCGGAGGTCCTAAAGCCCCTTTTGGAAGGCCTTCCCCAGGGGGTGGGGTGGCTCCTTCTGGAGGACCTGAGGCCCCTTTAG